In the Osmia bicornis bicornis chromosome 6, iOsmBic2.1, whole genome shotgun sequence genome, ttgtacAGAATTTTATcaagtttataaatatttgtattaatttaaGAATAAACATGTTACAACTATacaacaatttatttatattcatcTTATCCTATGAACCATAAATCTTACTTTGCatgaaaaaattataacattttatatcttgttgaaaaaatatattcttaataaatatacataatttgttaaataaaacaaattgaaTACCCTGGAAAGAACATTGGACACATCATAAACACCGGCTACAATACCCATAATGTGGTGGAATTATGTTGGCAatatgttttaattattttgaatttcacTTATAACTTCAGACTTATTGCATTTAGTGATGCAACATTAATTTTTGATAGCTAATAGTATTGATCATTTTTGTCtgatttaaaataacaattttaattttttaaacaaataaaacagTCGTTATATGGCAATTATATCTTGTGAAAAGTTACATCATTTTTCGAGGGCAACCTTGAAGTTGGTATACCTGATTTCGATAAGACCGTTTGAAAGCGAATTGTGGTGCGGGGGAAGTCTTATCATAGAATTCACACCACATAACGGTGtttctaatttcattttaatcgaATATTGCTCTTTAATTTTGTTGTGATCATTGACAAAGTTTCACACTAGCCTCCGAAAATGTTTCGATCGAAGAAAGAAGTCGACCGACACGTGAAAGACATTTTTACCAAACTTAAGAGCTCAGAGGAGGTAAGGTTACTTTTCAAAAAGTAAATCGTTATTACTAAATGTTACAAAATGTtgctattaattttttatatttaattatcaatcAATTTTTGGGTCAGAATTTAACTGATACTTCAAATTTTATGTACCtgttaatatataatatttctgTCTTAATATAAAATGCATAGAATTGAAGGCCTTGACTTGATTCTGAAAATGTATACATGATCTATGTACTAACCTGTATACAACGGTTTATCGGCTTTTcgtaaattatgtaaaaaaaaataattttgaaagaagATTGATGTTTTAATGATATATCTTATTAAAACTGTAATTTTTATGTCtatttaaatcattttcaattatatttcagTGATAAAAAAGTAGTTAGTTCATACTGATATATACTATATCCTTCCAGCACTTATATTGATACATAATTCTACttatattatgtttatatattaattatagaaaaatctTCGGTACTATAATATTGCAAAACTATATTATCAAGTTGGAGATTATGAATCTgcaaaaaaatatgtttctaATTATTTGGAAATCAGAGATAAATCTGCAGGAGCTCATAAATTATTAGGTCAAACTCTTGAAGCATTAGGACAGAAGGAAGCTGCATTTAcacaatataaaatatctcTTGAATTAGAACCAAAGCAAGATGATCTTATTTTAAAAGGTATGATCTTATATTTAATAGTTTCATGTAATTCAGAAATATGTGATCATCTAATATTTGATTATGTTTATCAGTTTGTGAACTGTTAGCTGATTCAGATGTCAATATagatatgaataaaattaaatactgGGTAGAAAGAGCTGATAAAAAGTTTCCGCATCATCCAATAGTATTTCaattaaaggaaaaaatgTTAACTTTAGAAAAACCAAATGGTAATGATGAAGACTTAGAAAAACTTATTACCTGTATGTATTACAATTTGAATCTTAATAATggacaatttaattaatattttaatgtttatactgtacttatttattataataactttTTAGCTGAATTATCGGTACGGCAAACAGATGTGCATCTCCAAGTGAAATTATTGAAGCACTATATAGGAAATAATAGACTTGAAGATGCATATAACCATGCTGTTGGAATTGAGGCAACGCACAGTCACAGAAATAGTATTATATGGTATCAATCATTAAGCGAATTACTTGTAAAATGTAAAGAGAATAAAGAGTCAGATTGGACATTTTGGGTGTTCTACATTTCTGTGTTAGAAAGATACGCAGCGCTTTGTCTCAAAGAACAGGGTAATATTGTTAAGAAAAGTATACCAGATGCTATACAAGCAGTATTTAAGTAAGTTAATCTTCTATATACGCTTAACATACGCGTAACATACGCTTGATgttactttattaaaatatttatgttgCAGTTTTGATCAAAGTTTAACTGAATTTCAAGAGGAACGTTTTCCTAATCATCCTACTTTTACTGAACACATGATGTTGCATATGTGGGGTCAGTTACACTTTCATTTGGCCTGTTTAGTTTTGCGAAAGACTAAAGCAGGAGAGGACAGTTGGTCCGAAGCAGGAAGATTGTGCGCACCTCTTTTGTTAACTGCATTGCACGTTACACCTATAGATCCTACCGCTGTATGGACTATGCATTTGATGGATCGACTTAAGAATCAAGTGCATGTATGGTATAGAGAAGGATCTTACAGATGTAGCCAAGCCGGTCATGTGCTTCAAGATTATGCTCGAGATAACGAGAAGAAATTATTGGACagaattgataaattttgcaCGAGTTCGTGGCGTCAACGAGTTTACCAGAGAATCTTTGTCGGCCGTATGTATCAAGACGGTAAAACAACTTCGTATTCCGCAAATTGTACCAATTCGAATCCACCGCTACGCCTGTGTTCGTTTAACGAACTAAAACGATTTGATGAAATTTCGGAGGAAGTATGGCCAGATTCGTTGCATCATCAAGTATGGCTTGGTTTAAGAACCAGACCTCCAAATTCACAAAATAAGGATAACGAGCCTCGTCCGAACCAAACATCACGGGTATTTTGTGAATTGCAGTTTTCCGTTTACAATCTATCGCAAGCATCTCCGGATAGTTTGAGCCGTCTCGACGTCGATGCGTTCTTAAATGCAGCAATTCTTTGCGCTTCTGCTGTGTCAGGAGAACAACAACTGAGCGGACTCTTAAATCCTGAAAAATTACCGACATTGCCAGCAGATCTTACCAACACACTCTGTACTTGTGCTCAAGAGAAATGGTGGACCTATGCTTACAAAGTGTATTCTATGGATAAGAAAACACCGCTCGATGATGATCTTGGAGAATTGAGATTAGAATTGCAACGGGGATTGGAAGTAATTCGTTGTCTTGGAAATCATGGATTACACCCTGTTATATTAGTTCATTTAGCacgaatatttcattatagagccgaaaaattaaaagaattagaCCAAGAAAACAGTGACATACCAGACTTAGAGGCACGCTCTGAAATGTATTGGTCAACTGCTGTTCCTCTTCTCGAAAGATTACAAAATAATCAAGTAATTCGTATAACGAATactaaattctttaattatcAAGGAAAAGAAATGAGTAATGCGGAAGTTAGTAAAGCATTAGAAGAGGGTAAATTACTCCTAGCTCAGCGTCTTGTACGGGAGAAGTTATACGAAAAAGCTATCGACGCGTTACAGGCATTAAAATGTCCAGAGGCTTCGTTTCTTCAGGGTCAAATGTACGAGAAGCTTGCAGACGAAATTGTAAGCTCTATACCCAAAGAAAGTTTAACATCCGAAATGAGGTCGCAACATATAATTATACTTTCAAAAGCTAGAGAATGTTTTTACCTAACGTTAGACCGATTGCGCAGTCCAGGAATGAATCCGAAACATCCTCTGAATTCAGAACTTTCTGCGCACATAACCGAAatcgaaaataaattgaaacggATTGATCCAGATTTATCGCGGGGTGATTTGAGTAGAAACGAGTGTGACGGAATGTCGGATGAAAGTTACTCTTCAGCTCACAGTATCGTAGACCAACAAGTTACGAACACACAGTTGCCGTTAACAGGATTGAATGCATCGATTAATATCCTTAGTACACCTCAGAAAAATGCTCATCGTACACCGAAACAATCTAGTACCCCTTACAGACCGCAGCATCAGGACATACTGGATTTATCACGGAATCGTAGCGAGGCACGTCCAAGTCCTGAACGTCTCGATGCTCAAATTCGTGCAATCAATCAAATGATTCATTCGAAAGATAATATGATACAGTCGATAACAGAACAGAATAAGACAATATTGGAATTaaacaaaaccgtaatggaaAAGGTTGAAGAGCTAGCAAAAGAAGTAGCAGAATTGCGAAAAGAAATTCAGAAGCAACGTAGCCAACCGACTGACGTTAATCCTAATTTGGAAGAGGATTTGTGCGTTCTGAACGAAGACGACTATAACGATTTGAATTACAATGCAAACCAGTCGGGTCCTGCGTCTTCGATATCAGGAAATATATTTCCACCCTCGCATAGAAATCCATATTCTCAATTGGTATATCCCTCGGCTACCGCGTTCCAAGGATATTATCCAACAGGAATGCCGTTCACCGATCCGAACGCGCAGGCTATTCCTCCTTTGTATCCGCCAAATGTTTACTCGATGCCGGTATTGTATCCTAGAACGAGATCAAAAATGCCCGAGAACGTGCTTCAACAGGGCATATTCACAGCAAGAGTGCCAACGCAAATATCAGATCTTATGCAGCCAGCAAGTCAGCCAATGCAAATGCCACTTCAGAAAGTAGAAACACCAAAactagatacgattataaaagACGTGCTTGTGAACAAAGTTCCGCCGGTTAACGTCGTTATTACCACTTCTGACATTCTTCCCACTACAGCACCAGTCGTTCAACCAACCCTCAGTGTAACAATCCCTCCGCATTTCAGACAAGGAAGTGTCCCAGCGCCGGTTGTTGCAGAACAGTCTGTTCCTCATTGCTATCAAATTTCTATGCCTTCTCAAGCTACTATACCGACAACGGTCAATCTTCCGCCTCTATCAGCCACCCTAACAACAACTCCAGCGAGTATTTCAGTTCCAGAACAATTGAAACAGGATAATACAATCATTTATTCAACTGCATCTCCGAATAGCTCGGATCACGAACACGACCCAATACCAGATTTTGTTCCAGTTATACCATTACCAGCTGAAGTTAAAGTTACCACCGGAGAGGAAGGCGAAGAGACTCTGTTTTGCGCGAGAGCTAAACTTTACCGTTTCGTGGATAACGAGTGGAAGGAACGCGGTACAGGTAACGTTAAACTGCTCAGAAACGAAGAGGGAAAAGTTCGTTTGCTTATGCGAAGGGAACAGGTATTAAAAGTATGTGCGAATCATTTTATCACACCCAACATGGAGTTGACTGCTAAGTCAAACAATGAGAAAACATGGTTCTGGGTTGCGCACGATTTCACTGATGAGGAACTGAAAGTAGAGAAGTTTTGTATTAGATTCAAAACGGTGGACGAAGGTATTTCCTTCAAAGAACATTTTGATAAAGCTAAATCGAGTCTCTCGAAGAGCCCggaaaaaggaaacgaaacTACTGATAAAATTACTAAAAGTAATGCTGCAAGTAACGTTAAAAAGTCTGAAAAATCTAAAGTAGAAAGTAAGTCTACAGAACAGGCGGCGTTTACGTTTGGACAAACCGTTCAGAAACAACCTGCTGAAGCTACTACAACCACCACGGAAAATCTTTCAAAATCTGCAACAGTTGTCGGTGGTTTCTCATTTAAATCACCGCCAATTATTCAAAAAGTGGCTACCACCGAACCTGCGAAAGTAACTCCTAAACCAGAAGTCAGCCCGTTTGCTGGATTTACATTTAACAAGACAGCGACGAGCGCCGAAAGTTTCATAACTACAACACAGAAAAGTACAGTCGTTGAAACGACGACTACGACTCAGCCGTTCGTTTTCTCGTTTGCGAAGACTACGGTTTCGCAACCAGGAACTACGGTGCTACCGATCAGCACTCAAAGCGCATCAATTTCATCTTCGCAACCATCTGGTGTTGCCATTACCAGCGAAAACGCTTCTGTGAACGTGCCTCAGTTTCCACTTAGAAGGCCACACGTTCCTCCACCAGGTGTAACTGTTTCGACGACTTCTGTTGTAGGCATCCAAGACGACGATATTCCACAAAGTGAACAGGAAGTGCTGTTCAGCGACAGTACCATTCTCCAGTACTGCAACAACGATACTAAACAATGGGAGAAGAGAGGAACAGGAGAGATGAAGATTTTATGCAGTTCAAAAACAGGCAAAGCTCGTTTGTCAATGAAAGAGCAGGGCAGTTCAAAAGTTCTTTACAATTACAATCTCTTAGCTAAAACGCCATTTACATTTGAGAATGCTGGCAACACCATAGTCAGTTGGAGCATTCAGTATGGATCGGACAATAAAACAGCGACGTTTGCTGCAACATTTAAGACACCGTCTCAGGCATCTTCGTTTTATAATGCAATCGTTAACAATCAACAGAAAATGATAAACGATTGTATTCCCGTCGCTAGTTTGAAGAAACAGGAAACAAAGCAAGCAAATAAAGCTCAACCGTCCTTAAGCGAAATGTTTAAACCTCCGGCAGGTTCCTGGGAATGCGATGCTTGCTACACGAGAAACGACGCATCGAATGTAAAATGTTTAGCTTGCGAAACACCTCGGCCGGGATCTAATAAAACGTCTTCGGTTCCAGCGGTCGAATCGAACGCTTCGGCTGCGAACCAAGGATCTATTTCTCAGATGTTCAAACCAGCCGGTGCTTCATGGAAATGTAAATGCGGCGTGGTAAACACAGGCGAAAGTATCTATTGCGTT is a window encoding:
- the LOC114874468 gene encoding RANBP2-like and GRIP domain-containing protein 8; the encoded protein is MFRSKKEVDRHVKDIFTKLKSSEEKNLRYYNIAKLYYQVGDYESAKKYVSNYLEIRDKSAGAHKLLGQTLEALGQKEAAFTQYKISLELEPKQDDLILKVCELLADSDVNIDMNKIKYWVERADKKFPHHPIVFQLKEKMLTLEKPNGNDEDLEKLITSELSVRQTDVHLQVKLLKHYIGNNRLEDAYNHAVGIEATHSHRNSIIWYQSLSELLVKCKENKESDWTFWVFYISVLERYAALCLKEQGNIVKKSIPDAIQAVFNFDQSLTEFQEERFPNHPTFTEHMMLHMWGQLHFHLACLVLRKTKAGEDSWSEAGRLCAPLLLTALHVTPIDPTAVWTMHLMDRLKNQVHVWYREGSYRCSQAGHVLQDYARDNEKKLLDRIDKFCTSSWRQRVYQRIFVGRMYQDGKTTSYSANCTNSNPPLRLCSFNELKRFDEISEEVWPDSLHHQVWLGLRTRPPNSQNKDNEPRPNQTSRVFCELQFSVYNLSQASPDSLSRLDVDAFLNAAILCASAVSGEQQLSGLLNPEKLPTLPADLTNTLCTCAQEKWWTYAYKVYSMDKKTPLDDDLGELRLELQRGLEVIRCLGNHGLHPVILVHLARIFHYRAEKLKELDQENSDIPDLEARSEMYWSTAVPLLERLQNNQVIRITNTKFFNYQGKEMSNAEVSKALEEGKLLLAQRLVREKLYEKAIDALQALKCPEASFLQGQMYEKLADEIVSSIPKESLTSEMRSQHIIILSKARECFYLTLDRLRSPGMNPKHPLNSELSAHITEIENKLKRIDPDLSRGDLSRNECDGMSDESYSSAHSIVDQQVTNTQLPLTGLNASINILSTPQKNAHRTPKQSSTPYRPQHQDILDLSRNRSEARPSPERLDAQIRAINQMIHSKDNMIQSITEQNKTILELNKTVMEKVEELAKEVAELRKEIQKQRSQPTDVNPNLEEDLCVLNEDDYNDLNYNANQSGPASSISGNIFPPSHRNPYSQLVYPSATAFQGYYPTGMPFTDPNAQAIPPLYPPNVYSMPVLYPRTRSKMPENVLQQGIFTARVPTQISDLMQPASQPMQMPLQKVETPKLDTIIKDVLVNKVPPVNVVITTSDILPTTAPVVQPTLSVTIPPHFRQGSVPAPVVAEQSVPHCYQISMPSQATIPTTVNLPPLSATLTTTPASISVPEQLKQDNTIIYSTASPNSSDHEHDPIPDFVPVIPLPAEVKVTTGEEGEETLFCARAKLYRFVDNEWKERGTGNVKLLRNEEGKVRLLMRREQVLKVCANHFITPNMELTAKSNNEKTWFWVAHDFTDEELKVEKFCIRFKTVDEGISFKEHFDKAKSSLSKSPEKGNETTDKITKSNAASNVKKSEKSKVESKSTEQAAFTFGQTVQKQPAEATTTTTENLSKSATVVGGFSFKSPPIIQKVATTEPAKVTPKPEVSPFAGFTFNKTATSAESFITTTQKSTVVETTTTTQPFVFSFAKTTVSQPGTTVLPISTQSASISSSQPSGVAITSENASVNVPQFPLRRPHVPPPGVTVSTTSVVGIQDDDIPQSEQEVLFSDSTILQYCNNDTKQWEKRGTGEMKILCSSKTGKARLSMKEQGSSKVLYNYNLLAKTPFTFENAGNTIVSWSIQYGSDNKTATFAATFKTPSQASSFYNAIVNNQQKMINDCIPVASLKKQETKQANKAQPSLSEMFKPPAGSWECDACYTRNDASNVKCLACETPRPGSNKTSSVPAVESNASAANQGSISQMFKPAGASWKCKCGVVNTGESIYCVICDGPKDPSLPPKPKTDGFKISGSTSGPTPTFAFGIPQDANKKSTSGFSFRLPASNNISKDSKSSDDTQPDMSGAKFIFGMPQTQSASSNKSSTLTFGSPGKSFEFNFASKSPTKSPGADENSEEEVVESDDIHFSPVIPLPEKIEVKTGEEDEEVLYSHRAKLFRYDNSVNEWKERGLGDIKLLRHNETGKLRLVMRREQILKLCLNHFVLPDLELKPKDEKTWIWNAADYSDGEIEHTLFACRFKTPDIARNFQNVLDDARKEQKVPTIKKDTESKEETSAKSSPVQEIEVLYEVKVTPEEKKEALKLQLPENFFAYKQKPACPGCRGCEEDSDASEEAPVSSKLSVENQKPQTTASTMQFAWKPSKSTANEVTTNANISSVFKPGISSTSTPFFGTNSLSTTPTSTIFFGNTDSTALSDKKNTFSFGMPQTSVNETQKSVTDTQSIFSTDNLKICSPMTSQVQTTTASSLFTTSVAPTSITSIFGAAKTDPFNLSAGKNIFGGTSKKDPSGLLKPSSLNVSTTSSESVFSNSFNSQSKTSTTGAPVFGSSAPIFGSAVKTSTESTPPISSSFISTTTTNPTNTTTNSIFTNTSTPFSFNSIFDGQMSFTTSNATTNTFGTTLITNETHKGADVPFLPASGESFSTLAAKSSQQGFKIDPNFSFAGAGAAVFGSKSATNNSVQKVREETTEKKDENDEEENDQNENDQEHDPQFEPVVPLPDVVEVRTGEEEEEKVFSERAKLYRYDNATREWKERGVGEMKILHHSTYRTYRLLLRRDQVHKVVCNLLLTPDISFNRLSTSDRAWIWAGMNYAEEEPCLEQLAVKFRSPELATKFKDTVDSIQQTLSEIREKSTEGNPIIEEPEDENEEVDEVEHEDDGEEEEKEGDEEEEDEEDDDQNFIIFEKRATLLAKASKTSDWSPVALGTLVIYYDSNIFGAKIILKADETNKIVSNTIISMNTQMQVSGKECIWTAIDYALNPEARRTLKAVFSSNLVAQQMYKYFQEGIEYAIQADISEQFYEEE